The DNA window attttCTTAAGGCTGTCTTTAACACAATCCGGTCAGTAATTAAGAAGTTTGAAATGGCAACcatttttctaaaaatacaaaccttattttcttaataaaacaaGGCTATGTCTTTAACATAATCCGGTCAGTAATTGAGAAATTTGAAATGGCAGCCATTTTCCTAACAATACTGACTTTATTTTCCTAATAAAATAAGGCTATGTCTTTAACACAATCCGGTCAGTAAGTGAGAAGTTTGAAATGGCAGCCATTTTTCTAACAAATCAAaccatattttcttaataaggCTACGTGTTTAAACGCATTCCGTCCAGTAAGTACAAACTTCAAGTTAGAAATGTCACGTTTCTAAGCTAACTTTTTTCTGCGGCCGATGTCTCTGCGATTGGCTTAAATGGCGTTTGTAATTAGCAATGTTGTTATAAAGGTATGATCACACTCCACGCACTAAGCGCGGTCTACATTTACTACCTATGTCTTTTGACACAATCCGTCCAGTAAGTGAGAACTCTAAAATGGCAGCCGTTTTTCTAACAAAAGACACCTTATTTTCTTAAtaagatacagatacagatacaggcTTAGCCTAGTTTGGGTTCCACCAGATATTTCTTATATGGAAAAATTGTTACtggtaaacaataaaaaaaaaaaaaaatttttttgaagtCTACGTGTTTAAACGCATTCCGTCCAGAAAGTTCAAGTAAAAAATGTCACATTTCTAACCTAACTTTTTTCTGCGGCCGATGTCTCTGCGACTGGCTGAGATGGCGCCGGTACTTGGCCGGGGTGAGGAAGGAGCGGTCGCACTCGACGCAGTAGGCGGGCCCGGTCCGCTCGTGCGCGTCGCGCGCGTGGCGCCGCAGCCGCTCCCACGTCGGGAAGCGCGCGCCGCAGCACGAGCACGTGGCGGGCAGGTGGTGCCGGCTGACGGAATACCGTAGGGAGGGCGACacatgttcaattttataaagAAATCTACTAAAATAGATAACAAATGAACTATTTATCGCAagtgtttattaaaataatatatggaaatgataaaaaaatataggacctgaaagttttaatattaaaggttttattttatttccaaaaaggaataaagtaagggtaccattcgattccttacattatatccaaaaaaatgttgtatagcAAATATATACGTAAACgcatatttcaccgacaaaatcgcaattttaatgtttatcatacttcaagatgggctctcggagaccgtgacgtcacgtttgcTTTTCGTTTTGTTGGGGGCGTTTCGCGAGTGAAGTACGACTGTCCGACTTTaactatcatttctgacttttgtattgctttaatgcaatgggtcccatatagacatttgattctaaaaacgaacctgaacgattgataccattaataaaaaaatgtcatctaaCATATTCTCGCCCGTGgcatacaatgtttttcatcacaacTAAATTTTAATCGATATAATCCTTAAATACGGATTTgacagtttaaaatatatttacacaattttcgattgtggctgaatgccggataggtatGTCTTCGATGCTTAACCTGTTAAAAATACTATATGACAGGccatttcaaacattcatctaaaatattataatttttaacaggttaagcatcgaaggcacagacctatccggcattcagccacgattgaaaaaaaaatctaaacggctataaaattaaatattttttcaacatacacaaaaaaataattaaaagatatattttgaaAGTGAAATTCGTTTATAAAGTTATCAAAGACATCAAAGTAAACTCAATTGAGTAGACGATATAAAAACCATATATCTAATTTAAAAGAAACCATCTCAATATGCTGGCATaaaataacaccgtttacgagcaagtgtgatttaaaaaaaagttttaatctgtatgtgtgcgccatgcacgtaagaaaaagtgaccaaggccacCAATGTCAAGGGCTGAGGAAATCGTaacaacagagggcctaccgcgaaccacgtttgacgtgttgcccctctgtcgcacttgtaaattcgtacgtaagtgtgacagggaggcaacacgtcggacgtggttcgcggtaggccctcagttcgTCCGAGTAACGGTGATATTCGAcgaaatttatatacataacagTATTGTATTTCTGCTTAAAGTAATTCAAACCAAATCAATTTCATTTGTATCCtatagtgtttttttaataaccgTACCTAAAAGAAAtactttgttttacaagggggcaaagctGTTGTTTCAAGCGTAGCGACTGATAAATTCACTACTTGCCATGATATTGACAACGAAAATcgaaaataaaaagcttttggtaagaaaactgatgtatggagtgaacgCTCTatgtttacatatttctgtATGGTTTTACGAAGTCGGTTAAGTAGATACTTACATGACATGCTTCTCCAAAGATTTCTTAGTGTTAACAGTGCGGTCGCAATGTGCGCAGATATACTTGGAGTGCAACTGCTTCTCGTGGTGATGGTACCAATGCTTGTTGCTGGAACAACAGTTATTTATAttcaccgtgggccaattaaacctgacagattttaaaggtgtattcttgaccgtaGTTACCGTAAAATATCATACGTTTCCTGAAatcggttttagagataatgtaaatctttgtaaaaatgtgtttgtgttataacttagtgaaaacgcctttttggctgcgacgctgccactatgtgacttggtttagatatgcctactgacagacatttgttttaaatagtgtccgaccgaagtttcggcaggtttcggcataaaaatcgtGTTTCGGCCAAAGGTTCGGTTTCGGCGCAAAAACTGCCAAACCTTTCGGTCCCACCGAAACTTTATGACCTTGTACTTTCGTATCTATTTTTTTAGTGTACAGACTGTTCAATTTACTACGCGGACACTCAAAATggatatataattaaattagtaggtctagaaatgttttattttcataaacgcAATAAAACGGAACACAACGACGTAGAAGAGATAatagaatgtaaataaattcgtaACTTTACATAAATGCCTGCATATACATATATtcgtttaaattaaatgttctTATGTTTTAGCTTCTCGCCTACACTCTCTTAAGTTCATCTTGACAATCTCCCAGTACCTACTTACCACTCCTTTTAATTCATTAGCTCCACTGTCTGACCAGCACAGTGcggtacctttttttttttttaatactacgtcggtggcaaataagcatacggcccgcctgatggtaagcagtctccgtagcctatatacgcctgcaactccagaggagttacatgcgcgttgccgaccctaaaccagcccccccccccccctctcgttgagctctggcaaccttacttacccgcaggaacacaacactatgagtagggtctagtgttatttggctgcggttttctgtaagatggaggtacttccccaccACAAAACCAtgacctacctacctaccaaatcatgatttttttacaCATGTGCACTTTGGTTTCCTCTTATTCTATATATTGTAAAAAGTATCCACGAATGGAGTGTCGATACAAACCCGACAGGGTTTCACGGCACTTTTCTGTTTAGTTCAATGTAAgatattttatagaataaatttaaaaaatatatatatggaaACCCAATGAAGTCCTATTGGACTTACACCCTATTGTGCTTGAGTgtctttttttgtttgcttatccgttgctgtatgtactaattttttgcgacaataaatgactaattattttattataaaaaaaatttaaaagcaGAATGTTTAACTCAGGAGAAAAGcttcatttcagcctcggactattcgagcgccaaactacctctaTTGAAATGAGtgtctttcatcccttggttaacaatctactattagtAAAATCCTGTACAGGTAGCCGCGATTGTTGGTTTGCAATTCTTTTGACCATTTTACGCTTTTTATAGGTCcctttattgtatatttttctgaTATTTTAAACTGTCCCTACGCTAACGTCTGCTTTCTGAAATTTCGCGAACCGatatcacccgacttacatatgtatgcaaattttcagcttcatcggaaaccgggaagcgggtcaaatttaacttgcaagatttgtcccatacatactaacagggcaagttaaataaaggcttgtaaaaccaaaaaaatacttactcaaAATCAGCTCCACACTTCAAACACCGATATCTAAACCTATGCATCTGCAGATGCTTCCCCTTGTCGCGGCTCGCCACGACACGTCCGCACAGCGAGCACCGGTTGACTGGGTGAGATCGCCAGCTGTGCAGCTCTAAGTCCCACAGGGACTTGTACGGGAAAGCGCATTGGGGACACTTTCCTGGTTTTGATCGCTAAAAAAagaattgatgatcaaacgaacttcttgaagtgaagttcgatcgattttatatgagtcacttcatttaaaaaaaaaaactgtttattataataaagttaGTTACAgagttatactttttttttacttagcataacctatttattatttatttgaagatATAAATACTAATACTCTGGCAAAATAATTCGATAGTAGAAATACACGCAAAAATAactgaatattttttacaaatatttcactttgatacaagcttttatcgcagactgtacttttctttccacaggcaactaatactcatcgagacaattctaaaaaacccaaacacaattagtttgcgttgttttatcacagagttcccatggcacctccatgtcatcatatcattgtcatccgatttacatatgtatgcaaaatttcagctcaattgggaagtgggtctagcttccaagatttgaagATGGACATGACATGGCAAGTTAATGCCTATGAAGATTGAGATCAACGGAACAACGAGATTATAGATCAATATGTacgtacatataaaatataactatatatttttggaattgTAGCATAATTAGTGATGGGCAGCTTGTAAGTTTCCAAAGTGAAACTTAcacttaaatttcatgtaagtttcaaatggaaaatttcgcttgtttcttttatttatttttcggtTTTCGAGTTTTTAGCGAACAGATATAGACGCTGCGGGCGAAAtagatactataatatttttaaatatatttaaaagctCTGCCTCTGCCTGCTTTTCTGTCTCAATTTTTctgttcaaattttatttatatcagaaTTACAGCATGTCTAATAGAATGAAACGCCAAGTGCAGAATATGAGAGAGTAAAATGAAATATCATGTAggtgtaggtacataatatgttTAGTATATATGACACCATCAGATTGTGCACCCGTTAGTTTATAATCTaacgtaggttaggttagtttgtaaTCTAACTAccgtcagtttataatttaactagCGAGATTATAAACTGACGAATGTTTACAATTTTACGGTGACATTTATatacgaaacaaaacaaatagcagatgtgaaaaaaaaaggaaataggGCGCAGCGTAACCTGGTCTTGAACTTCCATCCACCACCACCATCACCGTATAACAACCGGGTACGATTACCCCTTACCCACGCGGCTACTGTCATCTAACCTCGAATTTTTCGATGACAATTCGTTCTACTGACGTCAGAAGTAGCAGATAAGttacatgaaatttaagtgtaaagacgaccagtttggcctagtgggtagttaccctgcctacgaagccgatgatcccgggttcaaatcctggtaagagcatttattcgtgtgatgagcatggatatttgttcccgagtcatgggtgttttctatctatttaagtatttataaatatttatatattatatatataattgtctaagtaccctcaacacaagccttattgagcttactgtgggacttagtcaatttgtgtaataatgtcctataatatttattaatttatttataagcgtAATTTATTTGGTAACATTTCAATCAGAAACATTTCctgtaaattatgtaattttcaacAGTTATATGTCACCGTTAAGGAAATATGTGAAATGTTTCAGAAATTGCCCATCGCTAAGCATAATTTGAGAAGGGGAAAACCCTACCCATGAGAAGAAGGCATACTACGAGTAACAAACCTAAGGGCATATACCTGTCTATGCATAGTCTTCTTATGGTCGTAGACATCAGTTCTGCTCACGAACCAAAACCCGCAGACGTCACACTTGTGCGGCCGACTGGCATCTTCCTCTCTTTCTCTCTCTAATATCTCTCCTACCTCCTTCTCGCTCAGACATATCTCACTAAAATACTTCTCAGGATTTCTCATGTCCAATCCGTTATCTAGTTTCTTAAATTCTCTTTTTTCTGTATCTTTCTTATATTTCtttgttgttttaataatttttaactcATTTTCATCTTTGATATTGTCACTGTAAGTGTCAATATTATCAATTTCCAAATTATCTTCTATTTCTTCTTTTATGTGTGTATCTGAGTTGTctataaataattctacttcGTTTTTGGACTCTATGGCTATGGATTCTTCTATGCTGCAGTCATATTCCtctttgtgtgtgtgtgttaatgTGGATAAAGATTTTAGTGAAACCTGTAACCAagatatagtttattttacaaGTAGGCATataacaatgcgcttatgaacgtcaaataaagctacgccggctctaaccctacacctctgtcCCGAGAAGATTTAggtccctcctaaattgtaggaggtcccaatatgggaccggcaagaaattcagattttttttaaaccatctTTAAATCGAATTTTCACGACCGCtcccatttatttgtgtgatgagcatggatattaaatttgttcctgagtcatgggtgttttctatgtatttaagtattattatttatttatcgtatggcgtttacacactggttacatacatataaaaaactcaattcaaaatttacataattaattaattttatttatttatttttttatttagtatttataaatatttatatattatgtatatcgttgtctaagtaccctcaacacaagccttattgtgcttactgtgggacttagtaaatagtattttttttttttcaatcaattGTGAAAAGAGTTCATAACACTTTTAGCGCTAAAGTCGGCAATTGAAGCATGCAGCTGTAGCAGATCAAACAACTTTATCAGTACGATAACGTTTtataaatttgccgcttttttctactgacgggtatggcttgacagactatacaaCATACAAAACTGCCGAACCTTTCGACCGCGCAGATATGTTATTTTTCGTAGTGACGACCAAAGAATCGGTTTCGGTTTTGACAGGTTTGCCTCACCCGAGCCAATTTGCTCGGCAAGATGGCGTCAGTCAGCTGTTCAAAATGGCGCCGCGCGTAATGACTGCAGTGGCTTGCGTTTCTTTTATTTGCTATTTAAAACAATTCGAATAAAAGAAGGACACGACAATTTGCAGCACTCGTTATTTTTTTTCCAACATTGTCAtgttttaacaacttttaacGTAAGTACGTGAACAAAATAACCACGGGCACCATAAACAAACACGTCTATACTGACGCGCGGCAAACGTCTGAGGCGCCTTTGAGCAtgccgaaaaaccgacaccgagcGGCTCGGTAAATGTCgccctcggccgaggcacgtctacactggccgttttgtgcgcgaagAAATTGCctagtaagtatatattttaagaataccTGCTCAGTATGAGCCACTGATAGCAAGTACTGTGCGCGTTGCAGCGTGTTCCGGAACCGCTGGGTGCGCCGCAGCAGCGCCTGGCACTCCCAGCATAGGAGAATATTCAGATATTTGTATTCCTAGAACAACAACAAATCTGATttaactttcacgattttttaaacataattaaatttcttaaatttaataattaaaatttcccgtggtctcggagaataCTGGCTAAATAtgacatcaacatctagccgcgcgagtttttcgaactacccgcacttggtcttgtttatcaacttgaacgcTTTGCGgactagggatgttactctgttgacacacaacactaacgatattcgatttttcgactgCCAAAGACCAAGAACCACCAAGTGCGGGTAGaaaatgttgatgtcaactttagccagtcttttCCGAAACCAAGTTGACAACGCCGTACTCAAAACGTCGAAGgtacttaaatttaaaactcaatacgcgATCAAGTAGCGTTTCTataacttcaacttcaacatttattcagcaaataggccacaagggcacttttacacgtcaacatggaatttacatacaagcaaaaacaagcatatcaacaattataaaagttgaaattttcacaacaAACATGATATTTTTGTCGTTTTTTGTGTAATGTGTGACTTGCACTTggccctttttttttttgttgaagtgGCTATTGGGTGAGCTAAGTGGAGCATGGTACATGCTCTCCTATTCTCGTAATGGAAGCCTCTGCCTAATAgctcttatttttatattaggaataagatttatttatgattgctttttattttttattttttttgttttaacacaGATTTCTATGTTAATAaagatatgaaataaatattttttaaagtataacACACAATGGCTTAGCTAGCATGGGTGGCACCGGTGCGGAAATTCTGGGTGTAACCCCAAATATcaatcaaaattgtaaaatatatataaaaaaacgaataatCCTTTGTTGCCTCTGTGCGCATTCTATGCAGCAATTCGAATATTCGACCTGTTctgatattcgaatattcgactGCGCAGTTTTCGAATATTCGCAAATATtactcgaaaaaaaaacaccgtttTGCCGggtatttattttgaatgaGGAGCGGTAGAGGTAATGGAAAGGACGAAAAATGTTCAAGTTAATTAAACTTAACTCAACTTATTCCCTTCATTGAAactggtattaaaaaaaaaactgaacatttgtttacatatttaaatcgggtgaaaatgcaatattatggtaccatcaacctgatctgatgatggaggcaggaggtggccataggaactctatgataaaacaacgcaacctaattgtgtttggggtttttagaattgtctctatgagtattagttgcctgtggaaagaaaagtacagtcagcgataaaaccttgtaccaaaaatgattttaaccttttttgtaaaagctagtttttgcaaagtgttacttgttactttttgacatctatcaataaggatatttggactGTCTCATAGTGGCAAAATCGCGATCAAacaggcgttttgcactaagtaacaataaaattaactaatttaaactctgaaactaggcgaattgtaaaaaaaaatatgatcaggaataatACTGTCAAAATCTCTCATGTTCCTTGTGGGCATGTTGTATATTATGTCCTTAATGGCAGTATTGCAAACTGTCACagttttacaaattattattggTGGTGCTACTGATGTTCACGGTCAGGTGTCACCCCTAAATGGGTGACACCCGGGGCGGACTGCCCCCGCCGCCCCCCTCTAGCTATCCTTAGTTACTTCTATGGAACCCAGGATCTGCTTTAgttcctcttaagccgcacagtgcgtaccatttaggctctagggtgtgaggatgaacaccctgccgaagGCCagaggtgcggtgatagaaagtggccgttggcatcatgtcagaCAATTCCTCCGAGCACAGCGATATTTAGGCATCATTTGGACAGCATTCATCATCATAGGCATTGTTGGTCAAAAGTATTCAAAATTCAATGACGCAAATGGCAGTATTCGGAAAGAGGTCCAACAAAAACTGTCTGAAAAAACTTACCTCTAGCGTTTGTTTATTTCCTAAGAGACAGAAGTACATTTCGTAATTCGTCAAGGGCGATAAACTCCGGTTTGCACTGAGGCATCCGTGGCATAATACCTCTTCGGTTTCCCTTTTCACTGCatacatttttacaaaatattgcaTTCAACACTGAAACGAGTTAACAGTTTAACAGTCAACAGCAGTGAGCACAAGCACTTTTAGGAGGTTTTATAAGGGATAATGAATTGAGTGGTAACTGATATAGTAAAACCATGTTTGCTGTTTACAAATCGCCTTAATCATCAAAATACTACAGAATGATGTGAATCCTAAACACGTTCAACGCAAGTTAGGTGATGAAACTGTCAGTGtcaatgtcatttttatttagtgGCAACACTGCTCCTGCAGATGTCTACTTTTAGTTCAGCTACTCGTCACTAGATGGAAGTaagtatcaaatatcaaatatcaaacatttattcagcaaataggccacaggggcacttttacatgtccatttttacaaacaataaattaaaaaaaaaaaaacaattacaaatatcgaatctatgaaataataaataataattacagcTCCAGTACAACACTGAAACCAGACTTTTTATAAATAGCCACATGCTTCAGCTACTCGCCAATAGAGAGCCTTGACAGGAGTATTATTTACGTTTTGCCATGTAACATTTGTTTTatcaaattatgaaatattGATTCCATATCGAACTAAATTTTCGTTttaattaactaaatttaaGGTATTATATACTCCGtggtaaaaacgaaacgcaatttTATCGATTTTTAATTACATGCGATCAGCTGGAAAAAAATGTGTACATAACAGAAAACACTGTACTGTACTTAGTGTAATGTAAACTCAAGAACGAATCCAAatagaaatctttatttataacgCCAATTTACTAGTCACAAATCCTGAGATAGTCCTGAATGTCAAATGAAATTTATTACTGATTCTTCAAAAGGAATATAAGTTGAAAAACCCTTCTTTAGTCGCAACTAGGCAAAATGGAAGAAATGGTAGATACTCCAGGGTCCGAATTCCCGCAAATGCCGGCTCCTGAGCCAGCCAAGCAGTGTTGCATTTGTATGAAGAAGGACCAGAAATTGCTGCATCTTTGCTTGATCAACGGGGGTGGCAACAGTTTGTTCTCGTTACTGTGTGACGACCAAGACGACTCTCCGGTatgaatctaaaattattttaatatttattaggcgggtccacgcAGAATGCCtcgtgaggaaattgccgcgcgaagAGCTCGGTCTGAGTAGACGTGCCTCGTCCGCATTGCCTCGGGCGAGGCATGTCTCCACCGACCGAATAgcttcgcgcggcaatttcctaGCGAGGTGCCTCGTTCTACTTAATGCCTATTAACTTTTTGCAGTTCATTTCTTATGCTTATGAAGTGGCTagatgtaaatataaatttaaatattttgctcatctttaataagttattttttatttttgttcatattattaattataaagctTTTTATCtcgtgcatgagaggaggcctgtgtccaggacgtatataggcttaattattattattattatgaagcTATAATTTGTTCTTTACCCCTCAATTTTCCAATTATTTCTACCACTAAAGTCTCTATTTCTAGTGGACGgcaagcacgaagaatttcggaCATTGAGCCGCCATTTCCTAACTCTATGGC is part of the Cydia pomonella isolate Wapato2018A chromosome 27, ilCydPomo1, whole genome shotgun sequence genome and encodes:
- the LOC133532741 gene encoding gastrula zinc finger protein XlCGF58.1-like isoform X1, which gives rise to MQYFVKMYAVKRETEEVLCHGCLSANRSLSPLTNYEMYFCLLGNKQTLEEYKYLNILLCWECQALLRRTQRFRNTLQRAQYLLSVAHTEQVSLKSLSTLTHTHKEEYDCSIEESIAIESKNEVELFIDNSDTHIKEEIEDNLEIDNIDTYSDNIKDENELKIIKTTKKYKKDTEKREFKKLDNGLDMRNPEKYFSEICLSEKEVGEILEREREEDASRPHKCDVCGFWFVSRTDVYDHKKTMHRQRSKPGKCPQCAFPYKSLWDLELHSWRSHPVNRCSLCGRVVASRDKGKHLQMHRFRYRCLKCGADFDNKHWYHHHEKQLHSKYICAHCDRTVNTKKSLEKHVIRHHLPATCSCCGARFPTWERLRRHARDAHERTGPAYCVECDRSFLTPAKYRRHLSQSQRHRPQKKVSVPCPECGKVFSRKNYMNNHMKLFHSNQSRHHCPLCDKYFVNGWGLRTHHKFVHEKIPLPKTKICSVCGRGFGTNRVLENHMRTHTGERPFSCARCPAAFAQRVALKAHLAAIHKEK
- the LOC133532741 gene encoding zinc finger protein 732-like isoform X2, encoding MQYFVKMYAVKRETEEVLCHGCLSANRSLSPLTNYEMYFCLLGNKQTLEEYKYLNILLCWECQALLRRTQRFRNTLQRAQYLLSVAHTEQVSLKSLSTLTHTHKEEYDCSIEESIAIESKNEVELFIDNSDTHIKEEIEDNLEIDNIDTYSDNIKDENELKIIKTTKKYKKDTEKREFKKLDNGLDMRNPEKYFSEICLSEKEVGEILEREREEDASRPHKCDVCGFWFVSRTDVYDHKKTMHRQRSKPGKCPQCAFPYKSLWDLELHSWRSHPVNRCSLCGRVVASRDKGKHLQMHRFRYRCLKCGADFDNKHWYHHHEKQLHSKYICAHCDRTVNTKKSLEKHVIVPCPECGKVFSRKNYMNNHMKLFHSNQSRHHCPLCDKYFVNGWGLRTHHKFVHEKIPLPKTKICSVCGRGFGTNRVLENHMRTHTGERPFSCARCPAAFAQRVALKAHLAAIHKEK